In the genome of Aedes aegypti strain LVP_AGWG chromosome 2, AaegL5.0 Primary Assembly, whole genome shotgun sequence, the window TGTTGTTCACTGCTGGTTGCATCAGATTTACGTGTCTTAAAATATATGCCTAATTATTAATTACCAGTTTTTTggaaatatcataaaaaatacctcaAAATTCGGAAATGCTGCTTAACTGTTCTATTAAACAATTTCTTAAGATATCCCCACAGCAGTGCATTCGATTCCCATCTGGAATCCGTGTTTATGCGGATCATTTCAAATCCATGCTGAACAATCGCAAGATCTGCTCTCAGCTTGACGAGTAAAGGCATGACTATGGATGAGCAACAGAAATATCGACAGCCCCAGAAATACGCCAAGGAGCACAAATACATTCCCTGCATCGTCTTAGATATCCGAGATCCATAGTCGGCGAATCGTGTTGGTATACCGAACATACGTTCCTGTGCGGAATTCGGAATCCATATCAGCACTTGATCGCAACAGATAAGCAGATACATAGCCAGGAAAGCTTTCCAAGTAACGCTATTCGCTCTCCGGTACATACGAATGTCGAAACGATAGTCACCTGAATGGCCATAACGGCCATCGAAAAAGCTCTGAATCTGTCGAATACTTTGACGATAGTGTTTGAACATGAATACTTTGAACTCAACTGCCAACATAAATAGCGATACCAACAATGACCCCAATATATCCAGAAAATTGTCTCCTTCGCAAATACTGAGTCCTGTTTTTGCAACAGCCATCACGAGTTGGTAATACCCCAATAGTCGATACATCAACATGCAACAGTACTTCCACAATGGTACATCTTTTTCGCCAAAAAATCCTGCTCCAACCATCATAACATCTCGAAATTGGTAACAATTTGTGGAGAAAAAGGACTTCACCCCGAACCGGAAGTCACTCCAGTAAAAATATAGTTTCCGAAGCAGATCAAGAACCTTCATGTTTGCCACAAACTTCAGCACTGATACCAGTGAATAGAACCGGAATGTTCGAAGGGATTCAACGACACGTGTCATTTTATAACTAGAGAGATAACCGATAATTTTGCATAAAAAGTTTTCTTGCGAAGGCGGGTCCGGAAATAGTCAAATTGTACATAATGTCCATATGGCTACAGCGTTGCAAGGCAACATAAACGATAAACTGGACAGATCATTGAATCGTgggaatattttgaatatttcaaagTTGGATACTTGAATTCAATGGGGTAAAAATTTCTAATGTAATGCTATCATTTTCGGTAGAGTACCATTGTTAAGTCGATGTTTTAATACTTACCAAACGTGAACTGTGTTTTTGTATGGTACCACGATGCTACCTTATTTCGTGCATGCTCCTAATGTCGCTCACTGCGGATCTCACTATCATCTTCTATATTCTATCCtcttcttctagcttctagcttctagcttctagcttctagtttctagcttctagtttctagtttctagcttctagcttctatctt includes:
- the LOC23687915 gene encoding uncharacterized protein LOC23687915 produces the protein MKVLDLLRKLYFYWSDFRFGVKSFFSTNCYQFRDVMMVGAGFFGEKDVPLWKYCCMLMYRLLGYYQLVMAVAKTGLSICEGDNFLDILGSLLVSLFMLAVEFKVFMFKHYRQSIRQIQSFFDGRYGHSGDYRFDIRMYRRANSVTWKAFLAMYLLICCDQVLIWIPNSAQERMFGIPTRFADYGSRISKTMQGMYLCSLAYFWGCRYFCCSSIVMPLLVKLRADLAIVQHGFEMIRINTDSRWESNALLWGYLKKLFNRTVKQHFRILRHVNLMQPAVNNTYATVYYSNMGLVALAVFLAIQSGMTFMSFCLIITAIGFMVECYSWCFLIGLIQDTMMEISSTASQLAFLPPHSPKHHSEYVQWRTSLMIVQLNASQMDWFRCGNIFFISTERFGELCMIVYRFAAFLMKFA